Genomic segment of Prochlorococcus marinus CUG1433:
GTACTCTTACAAGTGAAGTAGAACCAGATGTGACTATAACTTTGAAATATACTGGTTCTGGTGGCGGTATAGGAACTTTAAATTATAAAAATGAACCTTCTTTTGGTTTCTATGTAGGCATCTGGAATGGATATGGTGGTCAGTATTACACGGCAAGATCATATTCACCTGAATTGTTAAACGAAGAAAAAACCTATCAGGAAAGAACAAAAAATACAAAAGAGATCATAACAGGACCTTTTATTAACTTTGTGGGAAATCAATTAGGAAGAGCAACTTCAAAAGAGGATAGGAAGTCTGGCAAATTAAGAGCATTAATGCCATCGCTTTCCCAAGGTTATTATTATTCGATTCCTTTTACAGAGAAAGGTCAGTATGGAAGACAGAAATTATCAAAAGAGATGAAAACTATTATTGATGCTACAGAGGGTTTTTTTGTGGATTCAGGTGGGTGTAGAAAGTTCTTTCCTTATGGATGGGATTAATAAAAATATCTTTTAAAGATTACAGAAATTGATTTAATTTGATGTAATCTGCTAAAACTTTGAAAGTATTTGGTTTCGGTTTTAAATTTTTCCAAATTTCTTGACGTATATAAAGACATTGCCAAGAATGATCCTGAGAATTAGATGCATCTTCACACCAAACCTGAAGTCTGGCAAACTTTATTGGGTCATTAACAGTTTGTGCACCTTTAGTTTCTACGATCCACCTCGTGCCATCGGTCAATTTAATAAAAAAATCAGGGAAATAAGCACCAATAGATCCATCATGTTTAACATATTCAATAGATTGTTTTAGTTGAATATCATTTTTAAAAAAAGATATTACATCTTCAAAATGATCCAAATATTCACAAAATTCAATTTCAAACTTACTATCTCCCGATATTAAATTAAAGACTGATTTTTTCGGTGAATAATAATCTTTTTTTCTAGATGCCAAATATGGTTTTGATTTTGTAATTAATTTACTTTCTAAGGATTCCTTAAAAGGTAATTCTGAGAGAGTTAACTTATTAATTTCATCTTTAAAGATTTTTCTTATTAATTGAGCGACATCTGGTTCTGATAGATTTCTTAAAACATTTATTGCTTCAATATTTACAAATTCTCCAAAAAGATAGTTTGATATGAAAATTTTTAATTTCTCATAAATAAAATGATTGATTCCTATATTTCGTATTCTTAAATCACTCAGTATTGTATCCGTGTAAAAATGCAAAACAGATTGTACATTCACGTGATTCAAATTATCAAAATAAATTGATTTGATTTCTTTATTATCAATCGTTTCTCGAAAAACTATTTTCTTTAATTCCTCTTCTTTTGAATAACTTTTAAGTTTAATAGGAGTGAAGTTAAAAGATTTTGGAGAAAGTAAATCTAAAGATAGATAATCTCTTCCATGTCGTCTAGATAATTCAGGAATCTCTATTTCTAATTCATCAAGATTTTTATTTGGATTATCATGATCAACTTCAATTAAAACCGGTCCTGATTCTGGATTTTTTCCACCAGTAGGAATCTCTTCCAACTCAACTCCTTCTTCAGAAATGCCTTTTACATAATCAATAAAATTATCAGTACCAATAACATCTAATTCCTCGTCTATATTTTGATCAAAATACATTCTTCTTAAACCCCTACCTAAAGTTTGTTCAGGAAGAATATGTGAAGCATATGCTCTTAAACCTACTATGGTAGTGACATTCTTAACATCCCACCCTTCCTTTAACATCAAGACAGATACTATTGCTCTTATAGGACTAGTAAAATCATCCACTGTGTTAACTAAACTTCTTAGTTTTTCTAATTCTTGCTTGCCACGTGCAGTATTTTCAGAAATCTCACCAGTTGCATCCTTGGTATTATCTTTGGTATGAATTACAAAAGTTCCGTTTTTTAGTAATGGAAATGTTGCACGTAAATAATCTGCTACGTCGTCACAATTTTTTGTATCATCAA
This window contains:
- a CDS encoding DEAD/DEAH box helicase family protein, translated to MPISKNFSKSPFDIIHPKDRWRPDIDFSEENVQRFYAPFVEKLREEIYEWRQFGYEGISETSRLLLHYWFNTSHATGFQYYFGQRESVESVVYLFEKLKVRSSSDLMKLDSLGISRTILNDSWLRLVIKQATGTGKTKVLMLLIVWSYFHKLFEKDSLLSKNFLLIAPNTIVLDRLKKDIVGLKVFHEDPIIPFDGYSNKNWNFSPTVHIQDQIGSISDLGNIFLTNIQRFSNRNVENSNEDLSNYFLGKTPVKKTIDNKVRVKNIVNKLDDLIVLNDEAHHIHEDNAWKRAIEDIDNSLIQKGKKLNLQIDVTATPKHKKGEIFIQTISDYPLVEAIYQDVVKKPVIPDLPSREKLKQYSSSVFSERYRDYLNLGYETWEKQFNKHKKLGKKALLFVMVDDTKNCDDVADYLRATFPLLKNGTFVIHTKDNTKDATGEISENTARGKQELEKLRSLVNTVDDFTSPIRAIVSVLMLKEGWDVKNVTTIVGLRAYASHILPEQTLGRGLRRMYFDQNIDEELDVIGTDNFIDYVKGISEEGVELEEIPTGGKNPESGPVLIEVDHDNPNKNLDELEIEIPELSRRHGRDYLSLDLLSPKSFNFTPIKLKSYSKEEELKKIVFRETIDNKEIKSIYFDNLNHVNVQSVLHFYTDTILSDLRIRNIGINHFIYEKLKIFISNYLFGEFVNIEAINVLRNLSEPDVAQLIRKIFKDEINKLTLSELPFKESLESKLITKSKPYLASRKKDYYSPKKSVFNLISGDSKFEIEFCEYLDHFEDVISFFKNDIQLKQSIEYVKHDGSIGAYFPDFFIKLTDGTRWIVETKGAQTVNDPIKFARLQVWCEDASNSQDHSWQCLYIRQEIWKNLKPKPNTFKVLADYIKLNQFL